The DNA sequence CACGCTTAATCTTGGCTCATTGCTAGGTGTAGCTTGCCATTGCAAAATAAAATCTTTATCCATAGGGACTTGCACGTTTCCTACGTTAACTTGTGTTATTTGTGAGGCTGGGAAGGGGGAAGATGCCTGTTCGCTATTTTCAATGTTAGTGAGTTTAATTGCATGCGATGGGCTCTTTATTGCTTGCAATTCAACACCAGCATTTAAGCTGACCTTTAGGCTGATATTACCTGGTACCTGCTTAATTTTATTGCTAAAAAAAGCAGGTAATGGTGTTGATAATGTCATGCTGGCATCGAGTGGTTGATACCTCGGCGTGTATGTCATAGGGAAACGTAAGCTAAAAGTATTATCAGCATAATCAATATGTTGAAAATACTTGATAGTGACAGTAATTTGCTCATGAGGGGCAATATTGGCAATTTTATTAGTGAATAAGTTTGCTCTGTGCTGCTCTAGCAAACTGGCTTTTTTGCCTTGTTTTTTCGCTTTTTGAAAAGCGGCCACTGCTTGCGCTTTTTCCATAATCTTACCTTCAATAATGCGATCAGCAATTTGTATATGAAGGTAATTAACGGCGGCGTTATCAGGTAAGGGAAAGGCATATAAGCCATCTAGCTGAGTGTTGTTTGGGTTAATAAAAGACTGAGTCAGGGTAACTGTTGCAACTAGCCCATTGATATCGAATTTAGCATCAGAGTTAACTAATAATGCCGAATGAGCATCACTTGCTGAGCCAAGTAGTAGCTGACCACTTGTTAGCTCATTGAGTATTGCCTGTTTCGTTTGCGAGTTTTGGCGAAACTCAGACGCTGAACTTGAGTTGATAAATAGCACTGCAAAAACAATGGCAGGAATAATGACAATAAGCCATATCAAGGGGGAGCGCTTTTTTTTATAACGATAAAAAGAGTCGTGGTAAATTGAAGGTTTTTCTTTTGCTATTGGCCGTATCACAATAATTCTCCTTAAGTTGGTTCAGAGAATTAAAACAAGCAACTTGGCCTTGCGACTGACGGCATTATGGCAATGTTAAGCGCAAATCAGGCAAAATTATGGCAGGGTGAGCAAAACGGCTATCTATTAACCTTGCTAAAACTTATAATGAGCAAAATTTTGGTGAGCTGAGTAGCAAGATGAAACATAGTGAAGAAGTATATAAGAATAACCCATTACATGGCGTCAGTTTAGAAGACGTTTTAAAACAAATGGTGGCTCATTATGGTTGGGAAATCTTGTATGCATACTTAAATTTAAATTGTTTTAAAACCAAGCCAAGTATTGCTTCCAGCTTAAAGTTTTTGAAGAAAACGGAATGGGCGAAAGAAAAAGTAGAAGCTTTTTATATGTATCAATACAAAAGCTTACCTAAAGCTGATAGCAAGCAATTTGAACTGCCACCGCGTGATCGCATTGTGCCACTGCACCAAAAGGTAGGTGAGCCAAGAGAGTTAAGTTTGGAAGATGCGGAAAACTTGCGCCTTAAACGTGCAAAGAAAACCAGAGAAAAAAATGCTGGCAAAGCTGACCCTTGGGGAAATAAACCTGCTAATCCTTGGGGTAAGTAAGGTTGAAAAATAAGATATTTTTGCTATTAATTTAAGGAGATGATAATAATTCTTCGCTTAAAGGAATAGTAAGCCATGTCTTTACTTAGTACTGCCGTAGCAGCAGAGTTATCAGCTGGTGTAGTAACCATAGATGCAGAACATAATATTGTTGATATAAATCAGCAACTGCTTGCTATGAGCTTTTTTAATCGGGCAGAATTATTAAACGAAAATATTACCTTTTTAGATGATAACTTTTTAACCACACTTAAAAGCCAAAGCAAAGGTTTTGCATTTGGACATTACTTCTCCAGTTTAACAAGAAAAGATGCAGATAAACTACCCGTTGAGGTATGTTTCTTTACTCAACAAATAGCACAAAAGGCGTATATTTTATTAGTGTTTAAGGTAAGTAATTTGCCTGAACAAGCGAAATTTAGCTTTTCTATTTCTGAGCAAATTTTTAATCAGTCAAATGAAGCAATTGTAATTACTAATGCTGACGGCATCATTCAGACTGTTAATCATAGTTTTTACAAAATTACCGGATACACTGAGCTTGAGGTGATAGGCAAAACGCCTGCTATTCTTAATTCTGGTAAACAAGATAAGTATTTTTATCAAAGCTTTTGGCGCGAGCTAAAATCTAAAGGCCATTGGCAAGGAGAAATTTGGAATAAACGAAAAAATGGTGATATCTATCCTGAGTGGTTAAATATCTCTTCTATCCGAGATAAGCATCAGCATATAACTCATTATATTGCGCAATTCACAGATATTAGTGCGCGCAAAAAAACAGAAGAAGAGCGACATTTTCAAGCCTATCATGACTCTTTAACTAGCCTGCCTAACCGTTATCTATTGTTTGAACGGTTAAAACACCTTTGCTCACTCCATCATAGTTCACCTGTACATTTTGCCGTGCTTTTTTGTGATTTAGATCGCTTTAAAGTTATCAATGACACCTTAGGCCATGATGTAGGTGACGCCCTGCTGCAATCGGTGGCTCAGCGCTTTGAAGCTAAGTTACGTAATAATGATTTAATTGCCCGCAGCGGTGGTGATGAGTTTATTGTCGTTATTGAGGGGGAAAAGGCGCTAAGTAATATAGACAAAATATGCCAACAAATTTTATTGCTTTTTGAAGCGCCTTTTCAAACTAAATTTGGTGAATTTAAGATAGGTATCAGTATTGGAGTAAGTCAGTTTGCTAAAGATTCTTATGATATTAGAGAGCTGATTTCTTTTGCTGATGTCGCCATGTCGAAAGTAAAAAACTCAGGCGGTAATCATTACAGCTTATTCGATGCAAGAGAAAAAGCGAAGATCACCCAACGACTTGAGTTAGAGGCAGAAATTTCTACTGCCATAGCAAATAAGAATTTTGAAGTCTGGTATCAACCACAAATTAATACGCTAACTCATGAAGTGTACGGCATTGAATGTTTACTACGCTGGAATCACCCGACTCAAGGCATGATAGGGCCAGATTTATTTATACCGATAGCAGAAGCAAGCGGAGCCATTAAAGAGCTAGGAAGTTTTGTTTTAGAAACTGCCTGCAAGCAATTAAGGCAATGGCGCATTAATAATATTTTTACTGGCATTATGGCTATTAATGTGTCGTTAAGGCAGTTTGAACGCAATGATCTACTTGCCCAGGTAAGGGAAACGTTAATTAAAGAGATGATCCCTGGTGATGCCATAGAACTAGAAGTTACCGAGTCAGTTTTTTCTGAAGGTAATTGTCATCATAGTCCAATATTATCAGCTATTAGAGGGCTTGGAGTGAAAGTAGCGATTGACGATTTTGGCACTGGCTATTCTTCTTTGCAGCGCTTAAAAAATATGCCTATTGATAACGTTAAAATTGATAAGTGCTTTGTTAATAGGATTGTCTACTCTAGAAAAGATGAAGCGATTATTCAGGCGTTAATACTGTTATCAAAAACCTTTAATGTCAGCCTTATTGCTGAAGGGGTTGAAACTAAGCAACAGGCTAAAAAGTTAACTAAGTTAGGCTGCTTTAATCAGCAAGGATACTTTTATAGCAAGCCCTTACCAGCCGAGCAGTTTGAATTATGGTTAACAAATTATCATAAGGAATGTCAGCTATCTAAGTTTGGGGAGAAAAATGAAGCATATGATTAGCGCTAATCAGCCTGATGTGGTGATGATTTATCAAGATAAAGACAGTGTAGAGTCTGCTATAGAGCAGATAATGTCACTAGAGCTTAATTTTAAAACCTATAAGTTCGACACCAACACACTGCATGACATTGTTGAAATGAAGCCGAAAGTGGTTTTGCTATCTTCTAACAATGTGAAAAGCACTATTGAGTTTTATATTGAGTACCTTGAAGAATACGAGCAGAACATTGCCCCGCATAGCGCGATATTATTAATTAATAACCGGGAAACTGCCTGTGCTTATTTAGCGTGTGAAAATGGCTTATTTGATAACTATGCCATTATTAATCCGTTAAATGAGCCATTTAGATTAAAGCTGGTATTACTGCATGAGTTGAAAATAATAGAGAGTCATAAAAATAACAGCATTGAGCGGCTTATTGAAGGTGGAGAGGAGCAACTAGCCTCATGTATTGAACATGGCGTTGCATTAAAGCGCTCTTTTCAGCATCAAGTGCAAAAGTGCGAGAACAATATTGTTGAAGCTGCAAATAAGCTAGAAGATGCAGGAAAAACGAAAGCCGCATTGCAAAATATTGCCGGTATTAGTCTTAATGAAATGAATGATAGCGTTAGTCAAAGTATTGATTCTATTGTAGAACAGTTGATTGAGCTAAAAATCAATAATCAATCGCTTAAGCAAAATATTGAAAGTTATCATGCCCCCAAACGTAAAAGCGCATTAGGGGTTAACCCAAAAGCCTTATCTGATGAACACAGTAAGTCTGCAAGTTATAAAATATTAATCGCAGAGCCTTCAGATTTATTTTCTCGCGTTATTGAGGAGATTTTTGCTGAAACTGTATTTAAGTATTTGCTTGTTAATCGGGGGCGAGAAGCCATCAGCCAAATTGAGGCATTCAAACCTGATGTTGTGTTATTAGCTTACGATTTGCCTGATGTTAGCGGCTTAGATGTTACTAGACATCTAAGAAAAATAGAAAATAATGTCCCTGTTATTGCTTATACCCATGAGCGAGATAAGTCGGTATTAAAACAGTGGATACCTCTTGGGTTAAGTGGCTATTTAGTTAAACCCTCGAAGAAAAGTGCCATTTTAAAAAGTGTTGCTAAAGCCGTGAAAGAACCAGCACATGTGATACATCAGCAACCGGATCCAGCAACGGGAGATATCAGGTGGTTACCTGAATATAGCGTAGGTAATCATGAAATAGATGAACAGCATAAAATGTTGTTTTCTATGATTAATGAATTTTTTCATCAAGAAGGAAAGTCAGCCGCTTTGGCATTGTTTCAAAGCTTAAGCGCTTATATCGATTTACATTTTGATTGTGAAGAAAACTTGTTAAGACAAATTAATTACCCAAACACGACTGAGCATGTGAAAAAGCATGATGAATTAAGGAAAAAGTTTTTACTTATTCAGGAAAAACTTGAGGATTATGATGCCGATGTACATCATAAAATTGGCATTTTCTTGTATAACTGGCTAGCTAAACATATTTTAAAAGCCGATATGGAATTTAGAGAATATGCTTTATCGATAGAAGAGAGTAGTTTTGTTATTTAATTACTTTTAGTTATTATCGGCTGATGATATCTATGGTTAATTGCTCACTGGCAGTTGCTTGAACTAATGCACCTGAACTTAGCTAAATGATAGTTAGCGCCGTACAGTTCTTGTAGAAATCCAGATGACTTTAGCCTAGGCATGGCAATTTCAAATTGCCTACTTAGCTCGTGTCCTTTTTTATTATCTTTAAAAACAATAAATAACTGCTTGTTCGAAGTGAGTGTGATGGTTTTGAATATGGCTAACTGTTTTTCTTTTAAATTGTGCCTGTAGTCAACCACAACATCTGTTCTTCCTTTCTCTAAAAGGCTAAATGCTGTATCTAGGTCTTTAAACAGATATTGAGTAATATTGTTGGGCAGATATTTGTTAAAACTATATTCTTCATACCAACTGACGGTTTTAAATTGGATATCGTCTTTTGTCGTTATGTTATTGAACAGAGGGTTGTATATGGCTATGATTGGCGCATCGATATCAATGTGGAATTTTGGGTATAGCACCTGCTTGAGCTCATTTTTATCATCCATATAAACACCCACTAAAATATCTGATTTATTTTGATTGAACAGTCTTTTGGCTCTAGCAAAACTACTAATATCAAAAGTTAACTTATCATCTGGGTAGACAGCTGATATCAGTTCTAAATAAATTCCTTTGCCATCTTGTTCTGTGTAGTTTGGCCAATGAGCTGCACTAATATTAATATCCATTGCGATTAAATTGATGGGCAGCATGGATAACAGGTAAATAAATAACCTCAATATATAGTGCATATTTTTGATTAATTTAAAGAGAGTAGTTAGCTTAATCTTAGCGCAAACAATAAGTTTATCAATCAAGTATTCTCAACTATATTTGATGGGATTCTGACCAAACCCTTAGCTCATCTAAAATACTCAGTGCGGTTTTACCAAAATCGGTTAACTCATAAGTTACAGCAACAGGCCTATCGCTTATCACTTTTCTAAGAACCATTCCCTCACTTTCTAGTTCTTTTAGGCGTTGGTCGACCATTTTTTTGCTAGCACCGCCAAGCATACGAGTTAAGTCATTAAATCGTACAGGCTCATCTTTAAGATGATAAATAATCGAGCCTTTCCACTTTCCGCCAATTAAACGCATACCTTTTTCAATAGCGCAAGGTTCAGTGCATGCGTTTAAAACTTTTTTTCTACCTTTACTATCTGTTTTTACAACACTTTCCATTACTTCTCCTTACAAAACTACTAGGTTACTAAAAGTATACTAATTGATAATACACTTCAGGTAACTAAAATATACCACATATTGGTTGAGTGAGAGAGTGCTTCTCTTACTTATTTTTACTGACATTTATTTTGGAGTGATTTTATGAGCACTACTGAGCCAAAGAAGGTATTAATTATTAATGCCCACCAATACTACCCATTCTCAGAAGGTAAGCTAAATGCTGCCTTAGTTGATAAAGCAGTAACCATGCTTGAAGGTAAAGGTTACCACACTCGCGTAGTTACCATGAGCGATGAGTATGATGTTGAAGAGCAATTAGCACATCATCAATGGGCAGATGTTGTCTTGCTGCAATCACCAAGTAATTGGATGGGGGGTCCTTGGTCATTTAAGAAATATATGGATGAAGTCTATACTGCAGGTATGGGGGGCGCATTATGTGTTGGTGACGGCCGTAGTGAAGACGCACCTAAGAAAAATTATGGCATGGGCGGCACGTTAACGAATACCCAATACATGATGTCGCTTACCTTTAATGCGCCAGAAGAAGCTTTTAATGATAAAGATGAGTTTTTTGATGGTAAATCAATCGACGATTTAATGTTCCCTATGCACATGAACTTTAAGTTTTTTGGCATGAAAGCAATGGAAAGCTTTGCCTGTTTCGATGTGATGAAAAATGCTGATGTTGAAAATGACTTCAAACGCTTTGAAAACCACATTAACAAACATTTTTAGGAGGCTAAGATGAGCATTGAATATACCAATAAACTTCACGCTGGATCTTATTTTCCCAATATTGAAGCCAAGTTATTAAACGGTGATGTGAAAACACTATCCACACCTGAAAATGGCTTAGATTGGCAAATGGTTGTTGTATATAGAGGTCAGCATTGCCCTCTTTGTACAAAGTACCTGAACCAATTGGAAAGCGCGAAAAGCTTACTCGCACAAACAGGCGTAGATTTAATCGCCGTCTCAGGCGATAGCAAGGAACAACTAGCAAGTCATATGGAAAGACTTGATGTGAGTTTCCCTATCGCTTATGGCTTGACCGTTGAACAAATGCAAAAGCTTGGCTTGTATATATCTGATCCCAGATCGCCACAAGAGACAGATCATCCATTTGCTGAGCCGGGACTTTTTGTCGTTAATCGTGACGGTAAAGTACAGGTAGTGGATATTTCCAATAACCCGTTTGTCAGACCAGAGCTTCAGTCTTTAATCAGTGGCTTAGGTTGGATACGCAACCCAGATAACAATTACCCTATTCGTGGTATGCATAAGTAGTGATGAGAAAGACTCTACTAGCGAGTGGTAGCGAGTAATACATTTGTAAAAGACGCGAACGTTGAATCTGCTCATATCGCATTACTACCTTAATATTTAAAATAGAGACAAGTTATTATGTTTACTTATTACGAGCCTGATACGGCACCTAAAGAATCAAAGCCGTTAATGGAGCAATCTTTAGCTGGCTTTGGCATGATTCCTAACCTTCATAAAATCTTAGCTGAAGCGCCAGCAACCTATAAAACGTACAACCAAACATTTACCAGCTTTATGAAAGAGACAACATTTACTCCGCTTGAGCAACAAGTGGTATTTATGACGTCAAACTTTGAAAATAATTGCCACTATTGTGTGCCTGGTCATACTTGGATGATGAAGTCAGCTAACATGCCTGATGATGTTATTAATGCTTTAAGAAATGGAACTGAACTACCTGATACAAAACTTCAGGCGCTTCATGATTTTACTAAAGCACTATTGGACACTAGAGGCCATATCGGCGATGACAAGTTAAATGCATTTTTAAGCGCAGGTTATAGCAAACGCCAAGCACTAGAAGTATTGACGGGATTGGCTGCTAAACTCATTTCTAACTTCACTAATGCCTTAACCCATACAGACGTAGATGAGGCGATGAAAGCTTATGCGTGGGAAAAGCCGGAGAAATAGTATGCCATTAGAAAACCATCCAATGTGGCGATTACCAAAGCACCACTTAGATCATGAAGATGCGCATGACCATGTACATTGGGTAGAGTTGTTTTATGATTTGATCCATGTGGTCATCATCTTCTTGTTAGGTAATTTTTTAAGTGACCACTTAAGCGTGGATGGTTTTCTAGCCTTTGTAGGGCTTTTTATTGCCGTGTGGTTTGCATGGGCCGACTCCAGCGTATTTAACTCGCTTTATGTCAGCACTGACGTAAAGCACAGATTAATCATGTCTTGCCAAATTGTTACTGCAATGGTGATGGCAGCATCAATTCCTCATGTGTTAGGTAAAGGTTGGCTCTATTTCGCATTAGCCTATGCAGCTAATAGGATGATAACCGCCTACTTATATCATCGAACAAATAGGCTAGGTGTTGAAGCGACTGTGCTGTCACGTACCGTAAGTCGGAATTTCTTTATCCTTGCTATTGTCTTTGCCATAAGCGCTTTTTTACCTGCACCATACAGCTTTGTTTTATTCGCGCTGGCCATTTTGTCTATTCAATTACTGTATATGCTGCCTAAAATTGGCGTTCTCGAATGTAAGCGGTTTTTGCCTCGATTAGGCCATATGTCGGAGCGCTTTGCGTTACTTTTATTAATCGTGGTAGGAGAAGGCTTTTTTAAATTAGTGATTACACTGTCAGAAAAAGGGGTATATAAAGTCACCCCCGAAGTATTATTTAACTTTATCTTTGGTGGTATCGCCGTATTTGTTCATTGCTGGATTTACTTCGACTTTGTCGGTAATGGCAAACCTAAAAACCAAGAAAAATGGACGCTAGTGAACTGGTGGTTAGCGCATTTGTTCCTTATGCTTTCTGCTGTTATGGTGGGTGTTGCACTTGCAGGTGAAGTGAAAGTAGGCTTTTGGGACCCGTACCCACTTAAGTACGGCGTTATAGGTTGTCTTGGGCTTGCATCTTACTTACTTTGTTTGCTGTGGATTCAATACAACATCGAAGCGCGTATAGCTCACAGGTTTGCAACCGCTAAAGTACGCATGTTTGGTGTGGCTTTGGCGTTAGCAACCTTGTTGGTATTACCTTACGTACCTGCACTTGTTGGTAATCTACTATGGGGCACTGCATTAATTTCGCAAATTGCCATTCCTGTAACAAGAGCCTATCTTACATTTTCTAAAGAGCAGTAGGCTAAACCATAGGGTTTTCACACTAGAGGTTTAGCCAAGCATAAGTGGTTAGTATGTTATTTAAAGATGCTTTTCCATTAAATAATTAGTTAAAGTTTGCACAGTCGAGAAATATCACCTAATTTTGGCGTGACCTTTTCATCAAGCTTTACTTGCCATTGGCAAAGCTCAGTGTCGACTATTTCTAACCGTTTTTTCGGGGAAACTACGCTGGAAATCCCACATATATTCGCATCAGGCTCGTTCAGTGGAAAGTCACTTCTTACACCTGCAATTAGTAGGCGCATTTTATAGCAATTAAATAGCAGTCATTCAGTGGGATATTACTATGAATTTTCAGTAATCCCCCTGAACAGCCGGTATCAACCACAAAGAGAACACTTAACGATTTGAATCTTTTAACTTTCCTGTTAAATTAAGAGGATGAAAGTAGGCGGACATTACTGAGAAGTCTACATAATATACTGTTAACTCTCTTTACGGATCAATCATGGATAAAACTTCAATTATCGAATCAATCACTGCATTTAAAGATCGCTTAACTGGAGAGGTTCTTGAAGCATTTGAAACTAGAGGAAGAGCTTACGGTAGGGATCGCTTTAACACATGGCGACGTAAATTTGGTCAATTCCTTGATGAAGAGCTAGCTGGAGAATCATCGAGATTAAATTCAAAATTAAATCGGTCTGTTTACTTTGCTCAAAGAAGCCTTGAAAGTGATGCTCAACACTTTTGGAGACAGGACGGTGACACAATACTTTCTTATCTAGATTCATTGATCTTGGATATTCAAAACGACGAATATGAGGTTGCCACGACACCTAAGATTAAAGAAAATTTAGCTCAAGATAATAACAAACAAAGTAAACTAAAAAATAAAGTTTTTATTGTTCATGGTCATGATGGTGAGTCGAAAGAGAAAGTAGCTCGTTTTATTGAAAAACTTGGTTTTGAAGCAATTGTACTACATGAAAAAGCAAGTAAAGGTATGACTATAATTGAAAAAATTGAGCAATATTCTAATGAAGTCAGCTTTGGTGTTGTGCTATATACTCCAGATGATTTAGGTAATGTTAAGTCATCTGCAGAGAGTGGCGAACTTAATTTTAGAGCAAGGCAAAATGTTGTCTTTGAACATGGCTATTTAATTGGCAAACTAGGTAGAAGTAATGTTGCTCCTTTAGTAGAAGGTTCAATTGAGCTTCCAAATGATATAAGTGGTATCGTTTATATTAGTGACAAGGATTGGCAAATTGATATTGCCAAGGAAATGAAATCTGCAGGCTATCAAATTGATTTTAATCAGTTAATATAAGTCGAGAGTTAACAAGTTGCTTAAACGGACAAAAAACAGTTGGCTTTTGCTCGTTCCTCGCTAATTTTAGCCAACAATTTTATTGCCGCTTAGCAAAGCGTTATACGCAAAAGAATAATCATCACATGGAGTTGAATTAAAATGAAATTTACAAAAGCGTTATTACTATCATTAGCACTATCTAGTGCTGCAAATGCTGCTGGTCCTTTCGGGTTGGAAATGGGAATGTCTTTGAAAGATATTGGAGGAGAGGCAAAGCAAATTGCTCCAGGCAAATATTCTGTATCTTCAGTTCCAAAACCTCATTCGTTGTTTGATACTTATATTGTCCAAGTTGCACCTGATGTAGGGCTTTGTTACATCAAAGCAATAGGTAAAGATATATCAACTAGCACCTATGGGGTTGAGTTAAAATCTTCGTTCTATAACCTACAAGGTAAACTAGAAAAAGCCTACGGCTCTAGTAAAGTTACCGATATGTTACTTTCAGGCAGTATTTGGAATGAGCCAAATGACTGGATGATGGGCTTAATCAAAAAGGAACGTTATTTATTTGCTATCTGGGATGCTGAATCAAAGGCGACTTTAAAAAATAACCTTGCAGCCATTGCAATGGCTGCAAAACCCTCTAGCAAAAGTGCTGGATATTTAGCCGTCGATTATTCGTTTACAAATGAAGAACAATGCAACAGCGCAATAGCGGCAATGGAAGATGATGCTTTATAAAAATTACGTATAACAAGCTGTTCAAGCGGGACTGTGTAAAGTTTGGCTCGGTTTCGCTTCGTTATACAAGTTTAGCCAAACATTTATCAGGGTGTTATATTTTTATCAAACCAAGGAGAACATATATGAAGGAACAAGCAGCAGTTAAAAATGCCATTAATGCTTTTTATAAAGGGGCAGGTTTAAATTTACAATTTAGTGGCACTGTAACCCCAAGGGTCGCAGAAGTATTTGGAAAAATGGTTTTTGAAACTCAAAAATGCACGTCAGCATTAAATTGGGTTCCAAGGCCAGCAGGCGGTAAGGCGACAATTTCGTGGGTTGCAAGAAACTTTACTCAACGAATACTTAGCCAATTAAGTGATAAACAATCATTAACTTGTGCAAAAGTCGTGATTAGAAATTTCCGTACGGACTTACAAATGGCATCGATGGGGCAATAAGCTATGAAAATTGGTGTATTTATCATTTTATTAATGACGTCACATTCAATATTTGCAAATCCAATATTGAAGTTACCAAGCACTAAATGTAATGGTAATTATTTTAGCATAAGAGTGGTTGACCTTTCGTTTTGTGTGTCGAAACAAAAAATAGAAGAAGTAAATCTTCTAGGTATAAGTTCAACTACTGCGATAATCAAAGAAGACGGTCTAGAGTTGTCAATTGGGTTGAATCCCCCAGAAATCTCAATATCTAATTTACATAAAAAGTTGGGGCTTACCGTTCATGAATTTTTTATGGGCTTGTATAGTGAGGATATAGATGTAGATAACTTCAGTGCTATCAAATCGGCATTTGATATAAATTCTCAAAATAAGCTATCCGTTTATAGCAATGGAAATTTATATGCCTTTGTCATAATAGGAAGTAATGTTGATTACGATAGAATATATTTAAATAAAAAAGGAAGCGATATTGTTTATCAAGTTACAGGTGAATTTAGCAGCAAAGAGCTATTAAGTATTCTCTCGAAAATAAAGTACTAAAAATATAACAAAGCGTTAAAGGCGGATTCGTAACAGTTGGCTCAGTTTCGCTTCGTTGCACATTTTAGCAAGCTATTATCAGCCGCATGATGCGGGTGTTATATTTAAATCAAAAGAAAAGGAGTTCAAAATGAACGAACAATTAGCAGTAAAAGAAGCAATCAATGCATTTTATAAAGGTGCAGGTCTTAATATTAAATTTACGGGAGATGCAAACCAAAAAGTAGCAGAGGTTTTTGGAAAAATGATTTTGGAAACACAAAAATGCACTACTGCATTAAATTGGGTTCCAAGACCAACTGGAGGGCGAGCAACTATTGCTTGGGTAGCCAAAAACTTTACAAAAAGTGTGTTAAGGCAACTGGAGGAAGGGCAATCCCTAACATGTGCCAAGAAAGCTATTTTACAATTTAAGTCTCCTTTAAAGTTGGCATCTATGGGAGTCTAGTGATAATGATAAGAAATATATTATTTTTTATTTCTATATTCTCGTTTACTGCATGTGCCAACAGTTTTCCAGCTAGCTCATGTAATGATAAATATTGGCTTGAATTTAGCCTGTTAAAATTTTGTCTGCAAAAAAATAATG is a window from the Litorilituus sediminis genome containing:
- a CDS encoding low temperature requirement protein A; protein product: MPLENHPMWRLPKHHLDHEDAHDHVHWVELFYDLIHVVIIFLLGNFLSDHLSVDGFLAFVGLFIAVWFAWADSSVFNSLYVSTDVKHRLIMSCQIVTAMVMAASIPHVLGKGWLYFALAYAANRMITAYLYHRTNRLGVEATVLSRTVSRNFFILAIVFAISAFLPAPYSFVLFALAILSIQLLYMLPKIGVLECKRFLPRLGHMSERFALLLLIVVGEGFFKLVITLSEKGVYKVTPEVLFNFIFGGIAVFVHCWIYFDFVGNGKPKNQEKWTLVNWWLAHLFLMLSAVMVGVALAGEVKVGFWDPYPLKYGVIGCLGLASYLLCLLWIQYNIEARIAHRFATAKVRMFGVALALATLLVLPYVPALVGNLLWGTALISQIAIPVTRAYLTFSKEQ
- a CDS encoding TIR domain-containing protein, which encodes MDKTSIIESITAFKDRLTGEVLEAFETRGRAYGRDRFNTWRRKFGQFLDEELAGESSRLNSKLNRSVYFAQRSLESDAQHFWRQDGDTILSYLDSLILDIQNDEYEVATTPKIKENLAQDNNKQSKLKNKVFIVHGHDGESKEKVARFIEKLGFEAIVLHEKASKGMTIIEKIEQYSNEVSFGVVLYTPDDLGNVKSSAESGELNFRARQNVVFEHGYLIGKLGRSNVAPLVEGSIELPNDISGIVYISDKDWQIDIAKEMKSAGYQIDFNQLI